A stretch of the Chlorobiota bacterium genome encodes the following:
- a CDS encoding histone H1 gives MEKFNQIQTLLETFKIDFQKFYEKENNAAGVRVRKHMQQLRKLAQDIRDDVQSKKNID, from the coding sequence ATGGAAAAATTTAATCAAATTCAAACCCTTTTAGAAACTTTTAAAATTGATTTTCAAAAGTTTTATGAAAAAGAAAATAATGCTGCTGGAGTTCGTGTTAGAAAACACATGCAACAATTACGAAAATTAGCTCAGGATATTCGTGATGATGTTCAATCTAAAAAAAATATTGATTAA
- the fumC gene encoding class II fumarate hydratase, translating into MDFRIEKDTMGDVQVPTDRYYGAQTARSLTNFKIGGDRFPRELICALGVVKKAAALANFDLGLLSQEKMDLIILAADEVISGKLDDHFPLVVWQTGSGTQSNMNANEVISNRAIELSGGEMGSKKPIHPNDDVNMSQSSNDVFPTAMHIAAAERINNHLIPRIEKLRDTFNKKSLENQSVVKIGRTHLMDATPVTLGQEISGWAHQLTMGISRIEATLNGLYELAQGGTAVGTGLNAHPKFADKVAEKISELTGLKFVSAPNKFEALATHDAAVFASGALKTLASSLMKIANDIRWLASGPRSGIGEISIPENEPGSSIMPGKVNPTQSEAMTMVCAQVMGNDVAINIGGSSGNFELNVYKPLIVFNLLNSIRLLGDACESFNDNCAIGIEPNLDVIQKHLENSLMLVTSLNPHIGYDNAAKIAKKAHKEGKTLRQVALELELLTDEQFTQWVKPEEMVHPNR; encoded by the coding sequence ATGGATTTCAGAATTGAGAAGGATACTATGGGTGATGTGCAAGTTCCAACAGATAGGTATTATGGAGCACAAACTGCAAGGTCATTAACTAATTTTAAAATTGGAGGAGATAGATTCCCTAGAGAACTTATTTGTGCTCTAGGAGTTGTTAAAAAAGCAGCTGCATTAGCAAATTTTGATTTAGGTTTACTTTCACAAGAAAAAATGGATCTTATCATTTTAGCTGCAGATGAAGTTATCAGTGGTAAGCTAGATGATCATTTCCCTCTTGTTGTTTGGCAAACTGGTAGTGGCACTCAATCAAATATGAATGCAAATGAAGTAATTTCAAATAGAGCAATTGAATTATCTGGAGGAGAAATGGGTTCTAAAAAACCAATACATCCTAATGATGATGTAAACATGAGTCAATCTTCTAATGATGTTTTTCCAACTGCTATGCATATTGCTGCAGCCGAAAGAATCAATAATCATTTAATCCCTAGAATTGAAAAACTTAGAGATACTTTTAATAAAAAATCCTTAGAAAACCAAAGTGTTGTCAAAATTGGAAGAACTCATTTAATGGATGCAACGCCTGTAACATTAGGGCAAGAAATTTCTGGATGGGCTCATCAACTTACAATGGGAATCTCTAGAATTGAAGCTACTTTAAATGGATTGTATGAACTTGCTCAAGGTGGAACCGCAGTTGGAACTGGATTAAATGCTCATCCAAAATTTGCGGATAAAGTAGCAGAAAAAATTTCAGAATTGACTGGGTTAAAATTTGTGTCTGCACCAAATAAATTTGAAGCTTTAGCAACACATGATGCAGCTGTTTTTGCATCAGGAGCTTTAAAAACATTAGCATCATCTTTAATGAAAATTGCAAATGATATTCGTTGGCTTGCAAGCGGACCAAGAAGTGGCATTGGAGAAATTAGTATTCCAGAAAATGAACCAGGCAGTTCAATAATGCCTGGGAAAGTTAACCCAACTCAAAGTGAAGCAATGACTATGGTTTGTGCACAAGTAATGGGTAATGATGTAGCAATTAATATAGGTGGTTCGAGTGGTAATTTTGAGTTAAATGTATATAAACCTTTAATTGTATTTAATCTTTTAAATTCAATCCGTTTGTTAGGTGATGCATGTGAAAGCTTTAATGATAATTGTGCTATTGGTATTGAACCAAACTTAGACGTTATTCAAAAACATCTTGAGAATTCTTTAATGCTAGTTACATCTCTAAATCCACATATTGGATATGATAACGCAGCTAAGATTGCAAAGAAAGCCCATAAAGAAGGTAAAACCTTACGCCAAGTTGCTTTAGAACTCGAATTGTTGACTGATGAACAATTTACTCAATGGGTAAAACCTGAAGAAATGGTTCATCCAAATAGATGA